The following are encoded together in the Planctobacterium marinum genome:
- a CDS encoding DUF1289 domain-containing protein: MEQLEFFEIPSPCIGVCQVNNKGYCKGCFRSRDERVYWHQVDNAVKQQILNACKQRKKRVMYRKNQAQQNTPQADSQSSLFGDED; this comes from the coding sequence ATGGAACAACTTGAGTTTTTTGAAATCCCCAGCCCCTGTATTGGCGTGTGCCAGGTGAATAATAAGGGCTATTGCAAAGGCTGCTTTCGCAGTCGGGATGAGCGTGTCTATTGGCACCAGGTGGACAACGCTGTGAAACAACAAATACTCAACGCCTGCAAACAGCGTAAAAAACGCGTCATGTATCGCAAGAATCAAGCGCAGCAAAACACACCACAGGCAGATAGCCAATCCTCCTTGTTCGGTGATGAAGACTAA
- a CDS encoding SDR family NAD(P)-dependent oxidoreductase encodes MAVHADLNLTLITGASEGIGRCFAEEFARQGHDLVLVARSQEKLEAMAESLRNEHSVKVTVLPQDLTQPGAAEVLAAQLQERQLQVDILVNNAGLMYVQDFFTTEPEKLEQLLTLNINAVVRMTRQFLPQMLSRDNGKIINVASIASFIPTPKFAIYGASKAFVLSFTEALVEEIKYTNVKAHCVCPGFTKTNMIQQGNGLEDNIPGFMKVAPESLVKDAYKSVMKGETIYIHKIHNKALVQWSRLYPKWLVRGVSGFFSRF; translated from the coding sequence ATGGCTGTACATGCTGACCTTAATCTCACACTCATTACCGGGGCTTCTGAAGGGATCGGGAGATGTTTTGCCGAAGAGTTTGCCCGCCAGGGACACGATCTGGTGCTGGTGGCGCGTTCGCAGGAAAAGCTCGAAGCCATGGCGGAATCACTGCGTAATGAGCACTCGGTCAAAGTTACTGTACTGCCACAGGATTTAACGCAACCCGGTGCGGCGGAAGTTTTGGCGGCTCAACTGCAAGAGCGGCAATTACAGGTGGATATCCTGGTGAACAATGCCGGATTGATGTATGTGCAAGACTTTTTTACTACTGAACCCGAAAAACTGGAACAGCTGCTTACCCTTAATATTAATGCTGTAGTGAGAATGACTCGTCAGTTTTTACCGCAGATGCTATCTCGCGACAATGGCAAAATCATTAATGTCGCCTCCATCGCCAGTTTTATTCCCACCCCAAAATTTGCCATTTACGGTGCTTCCAAAGCCTTTGTATTGTCTTTCACCGAAGCGCTAGTGGAGGAGATAAAGTACACCAATGTCAAAGCCCATTGTGTCTGCCCGGGCTTTACCAAAACCAACATGATCCAGCAGGGCAATGGTCTGGAAGACAACATTCCCGGTTTTATGAAAGTGGCCCCCGAGTCGCTGGTAAAAGATGCCTACAAATCGGTGATGAAAGGCGAAACCATTTATATTCATAAGATACACAACAAAGCCCTGGTGCAATGGTCGCGACTGTATCCTAAGTGGCTTGTACGCGGCGTAAGTGGTTTCTTTAGTCGGTTTTAA